From the genome of Amia ocellicauda isolate fAmiCal2 chromosome 14, fAmiCal2.hap1, whole genome shotgun sequence, one region includes:
- the bcl6b gene encoding B-cell CLL/lymphoma 6 member B protein isoform X2, translating to MSSMPDAPQDYRDRLMVYDPRAGLSQRMLEISRRLSSHQRTTRPPTLSLLLSFPPLHPSSLLEMSSRLMAEDHGWEEHSGADGAEGYVKEFTRHSSDVMLNLNELRHRGILTDATLLLGSARLQAHCAVLIACSGFFYSLFSRRGSGELSVLSLPDALDAGAVSLLLDFMYTSRLPLSRHSVHAVLAAATYLQMEHVADACRAFIRASSEKVELHPKPLGLDLPSSGSSLAPPPGGAYPPHTTGGPMAPAHTLPLLSPAQRTMASQPPGGAPLGQHRDTARSRGDGWVVGEPGTRLDPEPRPEGLVKMEVESSGPPSPAPDSPARSSCHPNSPAEASGCGSQTPHPPHTAQSGTGPSPDPKACNWKKYKYIVLNSLCSGATVKEEEPDEESHAPSGTEREASSHRPSQEEGDVEGRSQQDRLCPRCEVCRQPFQSLAQLCRHILGCHPGEDLPSLAPLLPPLLPQGSAGGASPCSLCHRPCPPEAANQGQPLRCLDDGEDKKPFKCDGCCPGFRYRGGLGGAKAGHTGEKPYRCGVCGAQFNRPANLKTHSRIHSGEKPYRCDTCGARFVQVAHLRAHVLIHTGEKPYPCTTCGTRFRHLQTLKSHIRIHTGEKPYTCEKCDLHFRHKSQLRLHLRQKHGAVTNTKIRYKVLSDPPRPPLLETC from the exons GTACGATCCGAGAGCTGGTCTCTCCCAACGAATGCTGGAAATCAGCCGCCGACTGAGCTCCCACCAGCGCACGACACGGCCCCCCACACTG tctctgcttctctctttccctcccctccaccCCTCCAGCTTGTTGGAGATGAGTTCGAGGCTCATGGCGGAGGACCACGGGTGGGAGGAGCACAGCGGCGCCGACGGGGCGGAGGGCTATGTCAAGGAGTTCACCCGACACTCGAGTGACGTGATGCTCAACCTGAATGAGCTGCGGCACCGCGGCATCCTTACCGACGCCACGCTGCTGCTGGGCAGCGCCAGGCTGCAGGCCCACTGTGCCGTGCTCATCGCCTGCAG tGGCTTCTTCTACTCCCTGTTCTCCCGGCGGGGCAGCGGGGAGCTCAGCGTCCTGTCCCTGCCCGATGCGCTGGACGCGGGGGCCGTGTCCCTGCTGCTGGACTTCATGTACACGTCTCGCCTGCCCCTGTCCCGCCACAGCGTCCATGCCGTGCTGGCCGCCGCCACCTACCTGCAGATGGAGCACGTTGCCGACGCCTGCCGCGCCTTCATCCGCGCCAG CAGTGAGAAGGTGGAGCTCCACCCCAAACCCCTTGGACTTGACCTCCCCTCCTCTGGATCCTCCTTGGCGCCCCCCCCAGGAGGAGCCtaccccccccacaccacaGGCGGCCCCATGGCTCCCGCCCACACTCTGCCCCTGCTGAGCCCCGCACAGCGCACCATGGCCTCCCAGCCACCGGGGGGAGCTCCTCTTGGCCAGCACAGGGACACAGCCAG GAGCCGCGGGGACGGCTGGGTGGTGGGGGAGCCCGGCACCCGCCTGGACCCGGAGCCCCGACCCGAGGGGCTGGTGAAGATGGAGGTGGAGTCGTCGGGGCCCCCCTCGCCGGCCCCCGACAGCCCTGCCCGCTCCAGCTGCCACCCCAACTCCCCTGCGGAGGCCAGTGGCTGCGGGAGCCAGACCCCCCACCCACCACACACG GCCCAGTCAGGTACCGGGCCCTCCCCGGACCCCAAAGCCTGCAACTGGAAGAAGTACAAGTACATCGTCCTCAACTCGTTGTGCTCCGGGGCCACCGTCAAGGAGGAGGAGCCAGACGAGGAAAGCCACGCCCCCAGTGGCACCGAGAGGGAGGCTTCCTCCCACAGACCCTCCCAGGAGGAGGGGGACGTGGAGGGGAGGAGCCAACAGGACAG ACTGTGCCCCCGCTGTGAGGTGTGTCGGCAGCCCTTCCAGAGCCTCGCCCAGCTCTGCCGGCACATCCTGGGCTGCCACCCCGGAGAGGACCTGCCCTCCCTGGCCCCTCTCCTGCCCCCGCTGCTGCCCCAGGGCTCTGCAG GCGGGGCCTCACCCTGCTCCCTGTGTCACCGGCCCTGTCCCCCGGAAGCGGCCAACCAGGGCCAGCCCCTGCGCTGCCTGGATGATGGAGAGGACAAGAAGCCCTTCAAGTGCGACGGCTGCTGCCCGGGGTTCCGGTACCGCGGCGGCCTGGGCGGGGCCAAGGCGGGCCACACAG GGGAGAAGCCATACCGCTGCGGGGTCTGCGGCGCCCAGTTCAACCGGCCGGCCAACCTGAAGACCCACTCGCGCATCCACTCAGGGGAGAAGCCCTACCGCTGCGACACCTGCGGGGCCCGCTTCGTCCAG GTGGCCCACCTGCGCGCCCACGTCCTTATCCACACGGGCGAGAAGCCGTACCCCTGCACCACCTGCGGCACCCGCTTCCGCCACCTGCAGACCCTGAAGAGCCACATCCGCATCCACACGGGCGAGAAGCCCTACACG TGTGAGAAATGCGACCTGCACTTCCGGCACAAGAGCCAGCTGCGGCTGCACCTCCGCCAGAAGCACGGCGCCGTCACCAACACCAAGATCCGCTACAAGGTCCTGTCCGACCCTCCCCGGCCGCCCCTGCTGGAGACCTGCTAG
- the bcl6b gene encoding B-cell CLL/lymphoma 6 member B protein isoform X4 — MLEISRRLSSHQRTTRPPTLSLLLSFPPLHPSSLLEMSSRLMAEDHGWEEHSGADGAEGYVKEFTRHSSDVMLNLNELRHRGILTDATLLLGSARLQAHCAVLIACSGFFYSLFSRRGSGELSVLSLPDALDAGAVSLLLDFMYTSRLPLSRHSVHAVLAAATYLQMEHVADACRAFIRASSEKVELHPKPLGLDLPSSGSSLAPPPGGAYPPHTTGGPMAPAHTLPLLSPAQRTMASQPPGGAPLGQHRDTARSRGDGWVVGEPGTRLDPEPRPEGLVKMEVESSGPPSPAPDSPARSSCHPNSPAEASGCGSQTPHPPHTAQSGTGPSPDPKACNWKKYKYIVLNSLCSGATVKEEEPDEESHAPSGTEREASSHRPSQEEGDVEGRSQQDRLCPRCEVCRQPFQSLAQLCRHILGCHPGEDLPSLAPLLPPLLPQGSAVGGASPCSLCHRPCPPEAANQGQPLRCLDDGEDKKPFKCDGCCPGFRYRGGLGGAKAGHTGEKPYRCGVCGAQFNRPANLKTHSRIHSGEKPYRCDTCGARFVQVAHLRAHVLIHTGEKPYPCTTCGTRFRHLQTLKSHIRIHTGEKPYTCEKCDLHFRHKSQLRLHLRQKHGAVTNTKIRYKVLSDPPRPPLLETC; from the exons ATGCTGGAAATCAGCCGCCGACTGAGCTCCCACCAGCGCACGACACGGCCCCCCACACTG tctctgcttctctctttccctcccctccaccCCTCCAGCTTGTTGGAGATGAGTTCGAGGCTCATGGCGGAGGACCACGGGTGGGAGGAGCACAGCGGCGCCGACGGGGCGGAGGGCTATGTCAAGGAGTTCACCCGACACTCGAGTGACGTGATGCTCAACCTGAATGAGCTGCGGCACCGCGGCATCCTTACCGACGCCACGCTGCTGCTGGGCAGCGCCAGGCTGCAGGCCCACTGTGCCGTGCTCATCGCCTGCAG tGGCTTCTTCTACTCCCTGTTCTCCCGGCGGGGCAGCGGGGAGCTCAGCGTCCTGTCCCTGCCCGATGCGCTGGACGCGGGGGCCGTGTCCCTGCTGCTGGACTTCATGTACACGTCTCGCCTGCCCCTGTCCCGCCACAGCGTCCATGCCGTGCTGGCCGCCGCCACCTACCTGCAGATGGAGCACGTTGCCGACGCCTGCCGCGCCTTCATCCGCGCCAG CAGTGAGAAGGTGGAGCTCCACCCCAAACCCCTTGGACTTGACCTCCCCTCCTCTGGATCCTCCTTGGCGCCCCCCCCAGGAGGAGCCtaccccccccacaccacaGGCGGCCCCATGGCTCCCGCCCACACTCTGCCCCTGCTGAGCCCCGCACAGCGCACCATGGCCTCCCAGCCACCGGGGGGAGCTCCTCTTGGCCAGCACAGGGACACAGCCAG GAGCCGCGGGGACGGCTGGGTGGTGGGGGAGCCCGGCACCCGCCTGGACCCGGAGCCCCGACCCGAGGGGCTGGTGAAGATGGAGGTGGAGTCGTCGGGGCCCCCCTCGCCGGCCCCCGACAGCCCTGCCCGCTCCAGCTGCCACCCCAACTCCCCTGCGGAGGCCAGTGGCTGCGGGAGCCAGACCCCCCACCCACCACACACG GCCCAGTCAGGTACCGGGCCCTCCCCGGACCCCAAAGCCTGCAACTGGAAGAAGTACAAGTACATCGTCCTCAACTCGTTGTGCTCCGGGGCCACCGTCAAGGAGGAGGAGCCAGACGAGGAAAGCCACGCCCCCAGTGGCACCGAGAGGGAGGCTTCCTCCCACAGACCCTCCCAGGAGGAGGGGGACGTGGAGGGGAGGAGCCAACAGGACAG ACTGTGCCCCCGCTGTGAGGTGTGTCGGCAGCCCTTCCAGAGCCTCGCCCAGCTCTGCCGGCACATCCTGGGCTGCCACCCCGGAGAGGACCTGCCCTCCCTGGCCCCTCTCCTGCCCCCGCTGCTGCCCCAGGGCTCTGCAG TAGGCGGGGCCTCACCCTGCTCCCTGTGTCACCGGCCCTGTCCCCCGGAAGCGGCCAACCAGGGCCAGCCCCTGCGCTGCCTGGATGATGGAGAGGACAAGAAGCCCTTCAAGTGCGACGGCTGCTGCCCGGGGTTCCGGTACCGCGGCGGCCTGGGCGGGGCCAAGGCGGGCCACACAG GGGAGAAGCCATACCGCTGCGGGGTCTGCGGCGCCCAGTTCAACCGGCCGGCCAACCTGAAGACCCACTCGCGCATCCACTCAGGGGAGAAGCCCTACCGCTGCGACACCTGCGGGGCCCGCTTCGTCCAG GTGGCCCACCTGCGCGCCCACGTCCTTATCCACACGGGCGAGAAGCCGTACCCCTGCACCACCTGCGGCACCCGCTTCCGCCACCTGCAGACCCTGAAGAGCCACATCCGCATCCACACGGGCGAGAAGCCCTACACG TGTGAGAAATGCGACCTGCACTTCCGGCACAAGAGCCAGCTGCGGCTGCACCTCCGCCAGAAGCACGGCGCCGTCACCAACACCAAGATCCGCTACAAGGTCCTGTCCGACCCTCCCCGGCCGCCCCTGCTGGAGACCTGCTAG
- the bcl6b gene encoding B-cell CLL/lymphoma 6 member B protein isoform X1 — MSSMPDAPQDYRDRLMVYDPRAGLSQRMLEISRRLSSHQRTTRPPTLSLLLSFPPLHPSSLLEMSSRLMAEDHGWEEHSGADGAEGYVKEFTRHSSDVMLNLNELRHRGILTDATLLLGSARLQAHCAVLIACSGFFYSLFSRRGSGELSVLSLPDALDAGAVSLLLDFMYTSRLPLSRHSVHAVLAAATYLQMEHVADACRAFIRASSEKVELHPKPLGLDLPSSGSSLAPPPGGAYPPHTTGGPMAPAHTLPLLSPAQRTMASQPPGGAPLGQHRDTARSRGDGWVVGEPGTRLDPEPRPEGLVKMEVESSGPPSPAPDSPARSSCHPNSPAEASGCGSQTPHPPHTAQSGTGPSPDPKACNWKKYKYIVLNSLCSGATVKEEEPDEESHAPSGTEREASSHRPSQEEGDVEGRSQQDRLCPRCEVCRQPFQSLAQLCRHILGCHPGEDLPSLAPLLPPLLPQGSAVGGASPCSLCHRPCPPEAANQGQPLRCLDDGEDKKPFKCDGCCPGFRYRGGLGGAKAGHTGEKPYRCGVCGAQFNRPANLKTHSRIHSGEKPYRCDTCGARFVQVAHLRAHVLIHTGEKPYPCTTCGTRFRHLQTLKSHIRIHTGEKPYTCEKCDLHFRHKSQLRLHLRQKHGAVTNTKIRYKVLSDPPRPPLLETC, encoded by the exons GTACGATCCGAGAGCTGGTCTCTCCCAACGAATGCTGGAAATCAGCCGCCGACTGAGCTCCCACCAGCGCACGACACGGCCCCCCACACTG tctctgcttctctctttccctcccctccaccCCTCCAGCTTGTTGGAGATGAGTTCGAGGCTCATGGCGGAGGACCACGGGTGGGAGGAGCACAGCGGCGCCGACGGGGCGGAGGGCTATGTCAAGGAGTTCACCCGACACTCGAGTGACGTGATGCTCAACCTGAATGAGCTGCGGCACCGCGGCATCCTTACCGACGCCACGCTGCTGCTGGGCAGCGCCAGGCTGCAGGCCCACTGTGCCGTGCTCATCGCCTGCAG tGGCTTCTTCTACTCCCTGTTCTCCCGGCGGGGCAGCGGGGAGCTCAGCGTCCTGTCCCTGCCCGATGCGCTGGACGCGGGGGCCGTGTCCCTGCTGCTGGACTTCATGTACACGTCTCGCCTGCCCCTGTCCCGCCACAGCGTCCATGCCGTGCTGGCCGCCGCCACCTACCTGCAGATGGAGCACGTTGCCGACGCCTGCCGCGCCTTCATCCGCGCCAG CAGTGAGAAGGTGGAGCTCCACCCCAAACCCCTTGGACTTGACCTCCCCTCCTCTGGATCCTCCTTGGCGCCCCCCCCAGGAGGAGCCtaccccccccacaccacaGGCGGCCCCATGGCTCCCGCCCACACTCTGCCCCTGCTGAGCCCCGCACAGCGCACCATGGCCTCCCAGCCACCGGGGGGAGCTCCTCTTGGCCAGCACAGGGACACAGCCAG GAGCCGCGGGGACGGCTGGGTGGTGGGGGAGCCCGGCACCCGCCTGGACCCGGAGCCCCGACCCGAGGGGCTGGTGAAGATGGAGGTGGAGTCGTCGGGGCCCCCCTCGCCGGCCCCCGACAGCCCTGCCCGCTCCAGCTGCCACCCCAACTCCCCTGCGGAGGCCAGTGGCTGCGGGAGCCAGACCCCCCACCCACCACACACG GCCCAGTCAGGTACCGGGCCCTCCCCGGACCCCAAAGCCTGCAACTGGAAGAAGTACAAGTACATCGTCCTCAACTCGTTGTGCTCCGGGGCCACCGTCAAGGAGGAGGAGCCAGACGAGGAAAGCCACGCCCCCAGTGGCACCGAGAGGGAGGCTTCCTCCCACAGACCCTCCCAGGAGGAGGGGGACGTGGAGGGGAGGAGCCAACAGGACAG ACTGTGCCCCCGCTGTGAGGTGTGTCGGCAGCCCTTCCAGAGCCTCGCCCAGCTCTGCCGGCACATCCTGGGCTGCCACCCCGGAGAGGACCTGCCCTCCCTGGCCCCTCTCCTGCCCCCGCTGCTGCCCCAGGGCTCTGCAG TAGGCGGGGCCTCACCCTGCTCCCTGTGTCACCGGCCCTGTCCCCCGGAAGCGGCCAACCAGGGCCAGCCCCTGCGCTGCCTGGATGATGGAGAGGACAAGAAGCCCTTCAAGTGCGACGGCTGCTGCCCGGGGTTCCGGTACCGCGGCGGCCTGGGCGGGGCCAAGGCGGGCCACACAG GGGAGAAGCCATACCGCTGCGGGGTCTGCGGCGCCCAGTTCAACCGGCCGGCCAACCTGAAGACCCACTCGCGCATCCACTCAGGGGAGAAGCCCTACCGCTGCGACACCTGCGGGGCCCGCTTCGTCCAG GTGGCCCACCTGCGCGCCCACGTCCTTATCCACACGGGCGAGAAGCCGTACCCCTGCACCACCTGCGGCACCCGCTTCCGCCACCTGCAGACCCTGAAGAGCCACATCCGCATCCACACGGGCGAGAAGCCCTACACG TGTGAGAAATGCGACCTGCACTTCCGGCACAAGAGCCAGCTGCGGCTGCACCTCCGCCAGAAGCACGGCGCCGTCACCAACACCAAGATCCGCTACAAGGTCCTGTCCGACCCTCCCCGGCCGCCCCTGCTGGAGACCTGCTAG
- the bcl6b gene encoding B-cell CLL/lymphoma 6 member B protein isoform X5, with protein sequence MSSRLMAEDHGWEEHSGADGAEGYVKEFTRHSSDVMLNLNELRHRGILTDATLLLGSARLQAHCAVLIACSGFFYSLFSRRGSGELSVLSLPDALDAGAVSLLLDFMYTSRLPLSRHSVHAVLAAATYLQMEHVADACRAFIRASSEKVELHPKPLGLDLPSSGSSLAPPPGGAYPPHTTGGPMAPAHTLPLLSPAQRTMASQPPGGAPLGQHRDTARSRGDGWVVGEPGTRLDPEPRPEGLVKMEVESSGPPSPAPDSPARSSCHPNSPAEASGCGSQTPHPPHTAQSGTGPSPDPKACNWKKYKYIVLNSLCSGATVKEEEPDEESHAPSGTEREASSHRPSQEEGDVEGRSQQDRLCPRCEVCRQPFQSLAQLCRHILGCHPGEDLPSLAPLLPPLLPQGSAVGGASPCSLCHRPCPPEAANQGQPLRCLDDGEDKKPFKCDGCCPGFRYRGGLGGAKAGHTGEKPYRCGVCGAQFNRPANLKTHSRIHSGEKPYRCDTCGARFVQVAHLRAHVLIHTGEKPYPCTTCGTRFRHLQTLKSHIRIHTGEKPYTCEKCDLHFRHKSQLRLHLRQKHGAVTNTKIRYKVLSDPPRPPLLETC encoded by the exons ATGAGTTCGAGGCTCATGGCGGAGGACCACGGGTGGGAGGAGCACAGCGGCGCCGACGGGGCGGAGGGCTATGTCAAGGAGTTCACCCGACACTCGAGTGACGTGATGCTCAACCTGAATGAGCTGCGGCACCGCGGCATCCTTACCGACGCCACGCTGCTGCTGGGCAGCGCCAGGCTGCAGGCCCACTGTGCCGTGCTCATCGCCTGCAG tGGCTTCTTCTACTCCCTGTTCTCCCGGCGGGGCAGCGGGGAGCTCAGCGTCCTGTCCCTGCCCGATGCGCTGGACGCGGGGGCCGTGTCCCTGCTGCTGGACTTCATGTACACGTCTCGCCTGCCCCTGTCCCGCCACAGCGTCCATGCCGTGCTGGCCGCCGCCACCTACCTGCAGATGGAGCACGTTGCCGACGCCTGCCGCGCCTTCATCCGCGCCAG CAGTGAGAAGGTGGAGCTCCACCCCAAACCCCTTGGACTTGACCTCCCCTCCTCTGGATCCTCCTTGGCGCCCCCCCCAGGAGGAGCCtaccccccccacaccacaGGCGGCCCCATGGCTCCCGCCCACACTCTGCCCCTGCTGAGCCCCGCACAGCGCACCATGGCCTCCCAGCCACCGGGGGGAGCTCCTCTTGGCCAGCACAGGGACACAGCCAG GAGCCGCGGGGACGGCTGGGTGGTGGGGGAGCCCGGCACCCGCCTGGACCCGGAGCCCCGACCCGAGGGGCTGGTGAAGATGGAGGTGGAGTCGTCGGGGCCCCCCTCGCCGGCCCCCGACAGCCCTGCCCGCTCCAGCTGCCACCCCAACTCCCCTGCGGAGGCCAGTGGCTGCGGGAGCCAGACCCCCCACCCACCACACACG GCCCAGTCAGGTACCGGGCCCTCCCCGGACCCCAAAGCCTGCAACTGGAAGAAGTACAAGTACATCGTCCTCAACTCGTTGTGCTCCGGGGCCACCGTCAAGGAGGAGGAGCCAGACGAGGAAAGCCACGCCCCCAGTGGCACCGAGAGGGAGGCTTCCTCCCACAGACCCTCCCAGGAGGAGGGGGACGTGGAGGGGAGGAGCCAACAGGACAG ACTGTGCCCCCGCTGTGAGGTGTGTCGGCAGCCCTTCCAGAGCCTCGCCCAGCTCTGCCGGCACATCCTGGGCTGCCACCCCGGAGAGGACCTGCCCTCCCTGGCCCCTCTCCTGCCCCCGCTGCTGCCCCAGGGCTCTGCAG TAGGCGGGGCCTCACCCTGCTCCCTGTGTCACCGGCCCTGTCCCCCGGAAGCGGCCAACCAGGGCCAGCCCCTGCGCTGCCTGGATGATGGAGAGGACAAGAAGCCCTTCAAGTGCGACGGCTGCTGCCCGGGGTTCCGGTACCGCGGCGGCCTGGGCGGGGCCAAGGCGGGCCACACAG GGGAGAAGCCATACCGCTGCGGGGTCTGCGGCGCCCAGTTCAACCGGCCGGCCAACCTGAAGACCCACTCGCGCATCCACTCAGGGGAGAAGCCCTACCGCTGCGACACCTGCGGGGCCCGCTTCGTCCAG GTGGCCCACCTGCGCGCCCACGTCCTTATCCACACGGGCGAGAAGCCGTACCCCTGCACCACCTGCGGCACCCGCTTCCGCCACCTGCAGACCCTGAAGAGCCACATCCGCATCCACACGGGCGAGAAGCCCTACACG TGTGAGAAATGCGACCTGCACTTCCGGCACAAGAGCCAGCTGCGGCTGCACCTCCGCCAGAAGCACGGCGCCGTCACCAACACCAAGATCCGCTACAAGGTCCTGTCCGACCCTCCCCGGCCGCCCCTGCTGGAGACCTGCTAG
- the bcl6b gene encoding B-cell CLL/lymphoma 6 member B protein isoform X3, which yields MSSMPDAPQDYRDRYDPRAGLSQRMLEISRRLSSHQRTTRPPTLSLLLSFPPLHPSSLLEMSSRLMAEDHGWEEHSGADGAEGYVKEFTRHSSDVMLNLNELRHRGILTDATLLLGSARLQAHCAVLIACSGFFYSLFSRRGSGELSVLSLPDALDAGAVSLLLDFMYTSRLPLSRHSVHAVLAAATYLQMEHVADACRAFIRASSEKVELHPKPLGLDLPSSGSSLAPPPGGAYPPHTTGGPMAPAHTLPLLSPAQRTMASQPPGGAPLGQHRDTARSRGDGWVVGEPGTRLDPEPRPEGLVKMEVESSGPPSPAPDSPARSSCHPNSPAEASGCGSQTPHPPHTAQSGTGPSPDPKACNWKKYKYIVLNSLCSGATVKEEEPDEESHAPSGTEREASSHRPSQEEGDVEGRSQQDRLCPRCEVCRQPFQSLAQLCRHILGCHPGEDLPSLAPLLPPLLPQGSAVGGASPCSLCHRPCPPEAANQGQPLRCLDDGEDKKPFKCDGCCPGFRYRGGLGGAKAGHTGEKPYRCGVCGAQFNRPANLKTHSRIHSGEKPYRCDTCGARFVQVAHLRAHVLIHTGEKPYPCTTCGTRFRHLQTLKSHIRIHTGEKPYTCEKCDLHFRHKSQLRLHLRQKHGAVTNTKIRYKVLSDPPRPPLLETC from the exons GTACGATCCGAGAGCTGGTCTCTCCCAACGAATGCTGGAAATCAGCCGCCGACTGAGCTCCCACCAGCGCACGACACGGCCCCCCACACTG tctctgcttctctctttccctcccctccaccCCTCCAGCTTGTTGGAGATGAGTTCGAGGCTCATGGCGGAGGACCACGGGTGGGAGGAGCACAGCGGCGCCGACGGGGCGGAGGGCTATGTCAAGGAGTTCACCCGACACTCGAGTGACGTGATGCTCAACCTGAATGAGCTGCGGCACCGCGGCATCCTTACCGACGCCACGCTGCTGCTGGGCAGCGCCAGGCTGCAGGCCCACTGTGCCGTGCTCATCGCCTGCAG tGGCTTCTTCTACTCCCTGTTCTCCCGGCGGGGCAGCGGGGAGCTCAGCGTCCTGTCCCTGCCCGATGCGCTGGACGCGGGGGCCGTGTCCCTGCTGCTGGACTTCATGTACACGTCTCGCCTGCCCCTGTCCCGCCACAGCGTCCATGCCGTGCTGGCCGCCGCCACCTACCTGCAGATGGAGCACGTTGCCGACGCCTGCCGCGCCTTCATCCGCGCCAG CAGTGAGAAGGTGGAGCTCCACCCCAAACCCCTTGGACTTGACCTCCCCTCCTCTGGATCCTCCTTGGCGCCCCCCCCAGGAGGAGCCtaccccccccacaccacaGGCGGCCCCATGGCTCCCGCCCACACTCTGCCCCTGCTGAGCCCCGCACAGCGCACCATGGCCTCCCAGCCACCGGGGGGAGCTCCTCTTGGCCAGCACAGGGACACAGCCAG GAGCCGCGGGGACGGCTGGGTGGTGGGGGAGCCCGGCACCCGCCTGGACCCGGAGCCCCGACCCGAGGGGCTGGTGAAGATGGAGGTGGAGTCGTCGGGGCCCCCCTCGCCGGCCCCCGACAGCCCTGCCCGCTCCAGCTGCCACCCCAACTCCCCTGCGGAGGCCAGTGGCTGCGGGAGCCAGACCCCCCACCCACCACACACG GCCCAGTCAGGTACCGGGCCCTCCCCGGACCCCAAAGCCTGCAACTGGAAGAAGTACAAGTACATCGTCCTCAACTCGTTGTGCTCCGGGGCCACCGTCAAGGAGGAGGAGCCAGACGAGGAAAGCCACGCCCCCAGTGGCACCGAGAGGGAGGCTTCCTCCCACAGACCCTCCCAGGAGGAGGGGGACGTGGAGGGGAGGAGCCAACAGGACAG ACTGTGCCCCCGCTGTGAGGTGTGTCGGCAGCCCTTCCAGAGCCTCGCCCAGCTCTGCCGGCACATCCTGGGCTGCCACCCCGGAGAGGACCTGCCCTCCCTGGCCCCTCTCCTGCCCCCGCTGCTGCCCCAGGGCTCTGCAG TAGGCGGGGCCTCACCCTGCTCCCTGTGTCACCGGCCCTGTCCCCCGGAAGCGGCCAACCAGGGCCAGCCCCTGCGCTGCCTGGATGATGGAGAGGACAAGAAGCCCTTCAAGTGCGACGGCTGCTGCCCGGGGTTCCGGTACCGCGGCGGCCTGGGCGGGGCCAAGGCGGGCCACACAG GGGAGAAGCCATACCGCTGCGGGGTCTGCGGCGCCCAGTTCAACCGGCCGGCCAACCTGAAGACCCACTCGCGCATCCACTCAGGGGAGAAGCCCTACCGCTGCGACACCTGCGGGGCCCGCTTCGTCCAG GTGGCCCACCTGCGCGCCCACGTCCTTATCCACACGGGCGAGAAGCCGTACCCCTGCACCACCTGCGGCACCCGCTTCCGCCACCTGCAGACCCTGAAGAGCCACATCCGCATCCACACGGGCGAGAAGCCCTACACG TGTGAGAAATGCGACCTGCACTTCCGGCACAAGAGCCAGCTGCGGCTGCACCTCCGCCAGAAGCACGGCGCCGTCACCAACACCAAGATCCGCTACAAGGTCCTGTCCGACCCTCCCCGGCCGCCCCTGCTGGAGACCTGCTAG